The DNA sequence GAACACTGGAATTTCACGCAGTAACTTCAAATCCTGTTCAATTTAATTCATTTACCCAGTACGAAGAATATTTCATTAATTACAGACGGGATAATTATTTTGTCCATCTGGGGGACAAAACCTACTCTTCTTCTTATCTTACAGAATACGCGAGGTATGGACGTGGAGGGGAAATGCGTTATAACTTTAAAAAATTCAGTATTGGTGGTTTTTATAACCATCCCAGATTTTTCCGTGATATTAAAGATGAATTCAATGTCTACTCCACTTATAAGCTGAATAAAGAATCTGAAATTACTGCCGGTTATCTGTATAAAATTCCACGATTAGATGAAACAGTATTAAGTTTTAGTGGTCTCAGGCTGGATTCAAATGCGCATCTCCCCTATGCAACCGGAAAGTTCAAAATTAACAAAAACCTGGATGTATCCGGAGAAGTGGCATACAGCAAAACCGACCAAACCGAAGGAAACGCTTATATGATTCAGGTCCTGGGAAGCTACGAAAGAATCAATGGGAATATCATGTACATGAGATCAAGTCCTAAATTTGCAGGTTATTTTAGTAATACGAGTACATTTAACGGAAATGTACAGTATAAAATTTCCTCACGATTTAACGTTTTTGCGAACTATGTTCAAGATGCCAGAAATTTCCAACGGGATACTTTATTTCTGGCTGCTCCTTATAGAAATTATCTTCAATATGGAGTCAGCTATAAGTATTCGAGAAGTGGCACGGCGATGTTTTATAATGGATATCAAAAATACCAGGATAGACTGGAACCAAGACAGTTCGATTATTATGAAAGGTTCTTCAGGTTAAGCATTGATCAGCAGATCGGTATATTTCTGGTAAATGTACAGGGTCAATTAGGAAAAACAGATAATTATCTTATTGGATTTACGGGCAATTCAAGTTTTTACAGTGCCAATTTATCTTTTGAAAAATTCAGAACTTCATTTAATGTATTTGGAAGCTATGCCATAACATCGCGCTATCAAATGAAGAATGAGAAACAAATTTATTATGGAGCCCGGATAGTAAGCCGGTTTTCTCCCAAAACCGAACTCAGTATTTTCTATCAGAACAACTATATTCCTGAGGAATACTTCAATGACAGAAATCTTTTTGAAGTCCTTTTTCGTCAACGCATTTTTCCTGGACATGAGTTTGATGTATCCGGACGATATGCTTTACAACGAGGTGAGTTAGGAAATAAAGATTTTATATTTTCATTACGCTACACCTGGCGCCTTAATGTTCCCGTAAAAAAAATAGCTGAATACACAACGCTTTCCGGAAACATTGGTAACCTTGGAGTAAAAAAGACAGAAGGTATCAGGCTTGTAATGGGCAGTCATCTTTCAGTAACTGATAAAAACGGGAATTTTATATTTAAAAATGTAAGCCCGGGAGATTACTTACTTGAAATAGATCGGTCTACTACTGAAATCAATGATATCTCAGACATCAGCCTCCCTGCTCCTGTAATCTTATCCAATAAAGAGAATGTATTTAATTTTGGGTTAACTACAGCAGCAAATATTCAGGGGACTATACAATTTAATGAAACGGCGGACAAAGATCAGATAAGTTTTGCTCAGCTCTCATTGAAGAAAGAGAAAAAGAAAAAAGAGAGTATTATTATCGAGGCTTCTAATGGTGAACAAATCTACAGGAAAGTTGCTTTTATAGGGGAAGGTTTTGATTTCACTTATCTGCGTCCGGGAGAATGGAATGTTAAGCTTTACAGAAATGGATTAGATAAAAGGTATAAAATTTCAGTCGATAACTTTCATTTTACATTGAAGTCATCAGAAACTAAAACCCTAACCGTTGAAGTCATAAAACAACAAACTGAAGTTAAATATCAGAAGGAAAGTATAAAAGTGGGCTATAATACAATAAAAAGACAAAAATGAAATTGCTATCAATCAGATTCTGTATAATTTTCCTGTTATTATCTGGTAAAATATTTTCGCAGATCACAACTGCTGTAACCTTACCTGTTGTAACTTTATTAGATATTGAGCCTACAGGAAGCATCGCAATGAATTTTGTAGCTCCTACCGAAGCGGGATTAGCCCTTACAAATCCAGCAGTGAATACCACCAAATGGGTCAATTACACCTCTGCCATTGCAGCGGGCGGTCTTACCAGAAGAGTCACAGCTTCCATTAATCAGACTATTCCCGGAATTGATATAAAATTGCAGGCTGCTGCTGCTTCAGGTGCCGGAGGCGGTACTTTAGGAACTCCTACTGCACAGGTAACACTCACCACAACCTCCGTGAATATTATTACAGGAATTGGAGGAGCATTTACTGGAAATGGGGCCAACAATGGACATAGACTTACCATCAGCCTGGTCCGTAATACGTATGCTAACTTATCAGCACGTACCAACACTCCCGTTGTCATTACCTATACAATCACCGAATAAAATGAATGAAATGAAATACAATATTGATCTTTTAAAAAAAGTAAAGTTTTCTGCAAGCAGTCTATATATTTTCTTATTCATATTATTAACAGGGCGTGCCAGCTCACAAACTTTAACGGTAGGGGGTACCAACTGGACGGTACCTATTCCGTCTATAACCGAGGCTGGTACCAATTATGCAGGACTTTATGAAAGTGCAACCAATCAGATTCTTTTAACAGCAAGTGTTCCTCTATTGTTAGGCGCAGCAAAGGTATCTGTACGCTATATCGCAAATCCAACATGGAATAATTCCTTAGTATTAAATATCAAAAGAACAGGAAATGGAACTACAGTATGTCTACTATGTACTATTACTGGAGGTACGACTTATCAGCCCATTACTTTATCTGATGTCGAATTGTTTAGAATCACAGCTGTTTTAGCACTAGCCTCGTATAGCAACATTCCATTGCAGTTGGAACTTACAGGGGTATCGGTAACAATTCCTGCCGCAGCCTATAATAGCAGAATCATTTTCACCATAGGCCCTCTTTAATTTTATTTAAAATAAAAAATCCTCATTCAGTATTGAACGAGGATTAAAAAATAATTTTTATTAATGTTTTGCCCACCACAGTGGAGTAAGCACCGCATCTTCTGTTCCTAAAAGCTGCACGGCTTTCTGATACCCATTAGGATCAGAATTTCTGAAACTGCTTGGATATCTTAACCTCTGAGGGAAATTCTTAATTGAGTTCGTCATATAATTGCCTGTTGTAATGGAGGGTAAATTAATCAAAGGAGTCTCTATAGCAGGATTTTCGAAAAAAGGAAGCCCTAATCTACGGTGATCATTCCATGATTCTAATGGAAGCCACGGCATATTAGCCAAATATTTCTGCGTAATGATCTTCGTTAATTTATCATTTTTAAAAGCTCCGTTTTTATAAATGGTATTAACCGGATAATTAATCGTAACTGAAACCAGGTTGTTATTAGCAGGATCTTTATATTTCATAATATGGGTCGCCCCAGGCTCTGCAGTATGCCCATAAGCAACAGAAGTTCCATCTCTGTTATAGTCATTTGAAACAATATACTGACCATAGAACTGAGAGACACCATTATAAGTAAAATTATCTTGTATCCCTTTATTATAAGCAGCTTCATCATTCATGGGAGTTGCCCATCCTTTCAAAGCAGCTTCAGCAATTAAGAAATAAGATTCCCAACTTGCAAAAAATATTCTTGAGCTGGCACTTTCCCTGTATTGCTTTCCGAGAGCAGGTGCACGACCAATTAAACCTCTCAATCCATTTCTTTGACCTTTCACCCCCCAATTTCCGATCGCAAATGCATTCCAGGTATTAACTGTACTAATGGTGTCAGTACTATTATTTGAAAATGTAAGAACCCCTGAATTAGTGGTTGCATCGTTCGTATATGAAGGATAATATGAATAAATCGAGTTCGAGAAATCTCCGGGAATATAAAATGTTTTATAGGCTCTCGGATCTATTTTATTTGGAAGACCATCAAGCCAATATCCGGCAGAGGGATCATTCGTTAACGTTGTAAACTGTTCGTCATACTTTACCCCAATATAATCACCAGCTTTTACGGCACTATGCTTATCTGCACTTAACTGGTCTGTAGAATTGATTCCCCCTAAGCCGATGTACATATTGTTTAATGTAGCGGATAACAATTGTGCATTCCATTCTCTGGACATGACTCCTGTAAGAGCATCCCATCCAGTTTTTTCAGCAATTGTAAAATTATCATCACTCGTACTGATAAACATATTGGAGTTCGCAGCCGCTTCAAATTCGGCTTTCGCTTTTGAAGGATCTACTTCGGATAGCCGCATAGCAATTCGCATACGCATAGAATTCCCGTATTTTACCCATTTAG is a window from the Chryseobacterium sp. T16E-39 genome containing:
- a CDS encoding SusD/RagB family nutrient-binding outer membrane lipoprotein; amino-acid sequence: MKKYIIPTLIAFLTLSGCKDFDEINVDPLSPNANQVEPQYFLNNSILGAQQDPNIAERVFVLYWKTAARQHLTTGIAGAADNDAWSVEYWKYLSEWLNNANAAIEIANSRKEAGNSQPHYDNLIQVSRIWRAYLMSEFSDNFGPQPIQAFQGINPEFNSEKDVYYFILNELKDATAKMNLNQPIPAESISKYDMAYKMNWTKWVKYGNSMRMRIAMRLSEVDPSKAKAEFEAAANSNMFISTSDDNFTIAEKTGWDALTGVMSREWNAQLLSATLNNMYIGLGGINSTDQLSADKHSAVKAGDYIGVKYDEQFTTLTNDPSAGYWLDGLPNKIDPRAYKTFYIPGDFSNSIYSYYPSYTNDATTNSGVLTFSNNSTDTISTVNTWNAFAIGNWGVKGQRNGLRGLIGRAPALGKQYRESASSRIFFASWESYFLIAEAALKGWATPMNDEAAYNKGIQDNFTYNGVSQFYGQYIVSNDYNRDGTSVAYGHTAEPGATHIMKYKDPANNNLVSVTINYPVNTIYKNGAFKNDKLTKIITQKYLANMPWLPLESWNDHRRLGLPFFENPAIETPLINLPSITTGNYMTNSIKNFPQRLRYPSSFRNSDPNGYQKAVQLLGTEDAVLTPLWWAKH